AAGAGGGTTATTAGGCCAACTGGAAATGGTCCTTTATCTTGAGATCCCAACATGCAAGCACACCACAGACCAACATAAATGGGAATCATGTCATTTGGAGTGTTTGTATTTTAGCAAGATATAACATGTTGATGCCTGGCTGacatataaataatacataatctGCAAATCTGGACAGTGTGCATATGTTCTCTATTTGACTCTATATTTGATTTTCTCAGTGTGACAGAGAATGTAATTCTGAGGTGctgtttggttttggtttgtgAATGTAGCCTGTTATGTTTGGGATTTTTTGTTCTTACACAcaacctgtccttgtccttattGTTTCCGCCTGTGCCTTGTTTGCTCCCTCGTTGTGTCCCTCTTTATGTTCCTCCTGCCCCACTGTTTCTGGTTGGTCACTATTGTTTGCTATTACTGTTGCCTGTTTTTGCCGTTTGTGTCTGTTAGATTTTATTCTTTTACAATTACtttgtgagtttatcaaattacCTATTACCTATTTGAatcctctgtgcctgtgtccttctaACCCATGCCAAATCATGacagtaaaatatttgtatatgcaTTTTCAACATCACCATTTCCCATAAATATTTGTAAACATTCTATTACTtctgatattcaaattttttgataAGTCTGTGATTGAACATATTACTTAAGTCAAcattcagaccacatgacataaCGACATATCCTCAGAGCTGACagccaaaaaaaatgtttacttcCTGCACTGCTTGGCCAGTTTTTCAGTGGAACCCTCAGCAAACTGCCTCATACTGTAATCATCTCCACCTGCAGAACCCAGCTTGCAAAGACCCTGGGGAAAACACATACCCAACAAGACACGTAGAGACGCAAAACAGTGAGTTCATGAACTTGCAAGGAAACGTACGCATAGATCAAACTCAAGAGACCTTGCAAGGCTTCTAAACACAAAGATCAATTAATACCCTGAAGAAAGCATGTTCCACAGAATGGAATGCTCACTCACCACTAACGAGCGGATCTTAATCTTCTCATTCTTGGTTTTCTTGTAGACGTCTTTGAGCAGCGAAACACCATTAGTGATAATGAAAGAGGCGCGGCTCAACTTTGTCGAGGAGTGGATCAGCGCTTCCACAGCAACCATCTGGTCCACCTCACGCTCTGAGCCGCAGAGCGCCACCATCATCTCCATGATGCCCTGGCGCCCCACAAGTTGGTTCCCCACCTCGAAGGGCCCCTGCAGCAGGCCAGACAGAGCGTTGATGGCGTGGATGTTTTTGTCCATGTCGTTAGGGTCAAACTTTCCTCTGTGGGCAGGATCGTGTGGAGCAAGGTTAACAGGGAGATATATTTTCCAGTCGATTTAATACTTCTACCCCCTATCTTCATTAGTAATTCATTAGTAATAATTCTACCCCCTATCTTCATTAGTAATTCATTAGTAATAATTCTACCCCCATCTTCATTAGTAATTATTTAGTAATAATTCTACCCCCTATCTTCATTAGTAATTCATTAGTAATAATTCTACCCCCTATCTTCATTAGTAATTCATTAGTAATAATTCTACCCCCTATCTTCATTAGTAATTATTTAGTAATAATTCTACCCCCTATCTTCATTAGTAATTCATTAGTAATAATTCTACCCCCTATCTCCAAGTGCTGTTACATGCTGCAGGCATGTACGTGTGCGTCGCCCCCAGGCTGTCTATGAGGTTTTTCTTGTCAGATGTGCTACTAACATGTTACTTCtatgttactaatgttttacTCACTTGATGTACTCGTCGCAGACCTCCCTGtagttgtctctttcagggtcACAGCGAAGGTCATCCCAGAGCTTGTTGAGCAGCACGCTGGCGATGAGCTGCGTGTTTTCCGTCATGGGCAGCTGGTCTGGGAGTTCAGGGATCTGGCCACACACCTTCAGGATCTTCTTCAGACCTGTTGGGAAGACAGATTAaccagtaaaatatatatatcaatgcTCCTGACTTAAGTATACTTTTACTACAATTTAGTCTTCAGTACAATCCAGAATATGTTTTTTTGCCTACAACTTACATAAAGGAACTTAATCAAAGGCTTATTTAGTATCACAGATTATGGTCAAAGCTAACCCACTTACCGTGGTCAATAGTGAAGAGGGTCTTGGAGTGGTCAgtgtcctttttgttcttgCGAGGCACGTTCCTGGACAGAAGATTAAGTGCCTGATCTCTACCATATCCAGAAACCTTCTTGTTGATGAGCATATCCAACAGGGCCATCAGGATGCTCTTCAAGTCCTTGCCAGCATCTACAGGGAATCAGAGAAGGTTAATGTTTCATTAAGCgttttcaaaacaaacatccTTAGAAGGACAAAATCTGTTTTCTAGATCaatgtctcccaacctttttcagttactgtacccccaaaatgtttttgcactgctttcagtacccctgaagtaccccctcatgttaatttcactagtaagtctatggtgtcatgagtgttttcaagtaccccctgtggagaggccaagtacccccaggggtcctcgtacccctggttgggaaccactgttctaGATGATAGAGGCGATTCCTATTTGCAAACAAGTCAAGCCCTTTGACGACAACAGGATACAAATGCAGAAAGTATATGGATTTCTCACCCAAAACCATGGCTTCCTCCTTGCCATAaatcctcctgtctcctcctgtgAGGGAGTCATTGACGCACTGGAACAGGTCGGATGTTGCCAGGGCAATTTCCTCATTGTCGACGGCCATGATGCTGCACAGCTTGTCAATCCCCACCATGTGGATAATGGCCATGGCCTGGTTAGTGATGAAGATATTGGTCAACTGAGTGTGCAAAAGGGGGATTTTGGCTTCAAAGAAGTCTGAAAATGATACATTTCTGGATCAAGATCCCTTCACAGAGATCTTCTAATGCGCCTGTTCCGTCGTTCCCTGGCCCTCACCCGAGCTTTGTGTCCAGTGCACATTCCAGCAAAGGTGCGAATAGCGGCCAGGACCATCTCTACTTTTCCAGTCCCAAGCAGATCCAATAGCAGAGCCACTCCGTTGTTCTGGAAGATTCTCTCTGCGCCAGCATCTTCTCTGGCCAGAACCACCAGGTTGTTGGCAGCCTACACAGGACGAAACTACCGTTCATATTGGCAAACAAGTCACATCCAATGCATTTGATATCAGCTTAAATATACTGAACACCACAGAATTATGTTTATTACAATTAACTGAATCCAAGCAGCTAGTTTCTAGTACGGTAACGAACCTTTTCCTTCTTTTCCTTGTCTGACTCCTCATCAAGCAAAATGTCAAACATGTTCTGAACACGGGAGTCCGTGGAGAAAGATGTCTTCAGCTGTAGATATGGatgacaatatatatatatatattgtttttttcttgttaataaaagataataaataaacccacaataaaataatgtaatcccATAGTTATTCAATGTTATACTTATGGATTGTAAAAATGGTGTCAGACCTTGGCTTGGATCTCAGCACCCAGCCTCCTGAGAGTTTCCAGGAAAGTCTTGTTTTTGGGCTCAATGGTGGAACACCTCTGGACATCTTTGAAAGCCATGTCCAGCTTGCCCAGCTTCTCCAGGGCCTGGCAGCGTCTGAACAGAGCTTTGACATCTGCTGCATCCACATCAATGGCTTATGGGGAGCAGAGAAGAATATCACTGATGTATAAACATAATCTATTATTTGTCTATTTGTCCTAGTGAGCAGCAAGTATGGCAAAAAGTTTTTTGTTCTTGCTGATGGCCGCATAATCACTGGACTGGATGTATTGTACCTTTGGTGGCATCAGAGGCTGCATTGGCGTAGCTTTCCTGAGAAATAAACAAAGAGCATTTCAAAACTTTAGAGGATTGGCTAATTACACAATAATTACAACTATTGTTTTTGCTTGATGAAGGACTGGGGTTTAAGTGAGGTATTTACCTTTTTTAGGAAACAGGCTGACCTGTTCCTGTAGATGATGGCAAGCACCTTTTTGTCCTTGCAACTCTTGATGGCTTTAGTATAAAACTCAATGGCCTTGTCCATATCACCAGCCTGAAAATACTTGTTCCCCTCATCTTTGAACTGGATTGGATCTGCCATCTCTCCCATCTGGTGGTTATAATTGAAATGATCCAAATGTTGGTAATGCTTAAACAGTACAGCCACCGAATGACTGATGCACACAGTAGACATGAAAAACAACACACGTTTCTCCATTGAACATGTATCTGAT
This portion of the Esox lucius isolate fEsoLuc1 chromosome 13, fEsoLuc1.pri, whole genome shotgun sequence genome encodes:
- the unc45b gene encoding protein unc-45 homolog B isoform X2, whose protein sequence is MGEMADPIQFKDEGNKYFQAGDMDKAIEFYTKAIKSCKDKKVLAIIYRNRSACFLKKESYANAASDATKAIDVDAADVKALFRRCQALEKLGKLDMAFKDVQRCSTIEPKNKTFLETLRRLGAEIQAKLKTSFSTDSRVQNMFDILLDEESDKEKKEKAANNLVVLAREDAGAERIFQNNGVALLLDLLGTGKVEMVLAAIRTFAGMCTGHKARAMAIIHMVGIDKLCSIMAVDNEEIALATSDLFQCVNDSLTGGDRRIYGKEEAMVLDAGKDLKSILMALLDMLINKKVSGYGRDQALNLLSRNVPRKNKKDTDHSKTLFTIDHGLKKILKVCGQIPELPDQLPMTENTQLIASVLLNKLWDDLRCDPERDNYREVCDEYIKGKFDPNDMDKNIHAINALSGLLQGPFEVGNQLVGRQGIMEMMVALCGSEREVDQMVAVEALIHSSTKLSRASFIITNGVSLLKDVYKKTKNEKIKIRSLVGLCKLGSAGGDDYSMRQFAEGSTEKLAKQCRKWLCNTAMDTRTRKWAIEGLAYLTQDADVKDEFVEDEPALKAMFDLAKSKDKTILYAVACTLVNCTNCYEKKDFLPELVQLAKFSKQHVPEQHPKDKKDFIQKRVKKLLKGGIISALSVMVKADNTLLTDQTKEMLSRVFLALADDIKDRGTICAQGGGKALIPLALEGTAIGKVRAAHALAKIASSCNPEIAFPGERIYEVVRPLVSLLQPEREGVENYEALLSLTNLAGLNDKLRVKILKEKALPEIEQYMFEDHDHIRLAATECMCNLVTCKEVQDRYMEDGNDRLKLLVLLCSEEDEKLQRAAAGALAMLTAANKKLCTKMTLVTLQWMEILQRLILHDQPQIQHRGLVIVYNMLNSDDNELAKKLIESEILEILSVIGKGMNNPKRQIVIDVARTCLTKAMDLGLIKPFTTPS
- the unc45b gene encoding protein unc-45 homolog B isoform X1; this encodes MMGEMADPIQFKDEGNKYFQAGDMDKAIEFYTKAIKSCKDKKVLAIIYRNRSACFLKKESYANAASDATKAIDVDAADVKALFRRCQALEKLGKLDMAFKDVQRCSTIEPKNKTFLETLRRLGAEIQAKLKTSFSTDSRVQNMFDILLDEESDKEKKEKAANNLVVLAREDAGAERIFQNNGVALLLDLLGTGKVEMVLAAIRTFAGMCTGHKARAMAIIHMVGIDKLCSIMAVDNEEIALATSDLFQCVNDSLTGGDRRIYGKEEAMVLDAGKDLKSILMALLDMLINKKVSGYGRDQALNLLSRNVPRKNKKDTDHSKTLFTIDHGLKKILKVCGQIPELPDQLPMTENTQLIASVLLNKLWDDLRCDPERDNYREVCDEYIKGKFDPNDMDKNIHAINALSGLLQGPFEVGNQLVGRQGIMEMMVALCGSEREVDQMVAVEALIHSSTKLSRASFIITNGVSLLKDVYKKTKNEKIKIRSLVGLCKLGSAGGDDYSMRQFAEGSTEKLAKQCRKWLCNTAMDTRTRKWAIEGLAYLTQDADVKDEFVEDEPALKAMFDLAKSKDKTILYAVACTLVNCTNCYEKKDFLPELVQLAKFSKQHVPEQHPKDKKDFIQKRVKKLLKGGIISALSVMVKADNTLLTDQTKEMLSRVFLALADDIKDRGTICAQGGGKALIPLALEGTAIGKVRAAHALAKIASSCNPEIAFPGERIYEVVRPLVSLLQPEREGVENYEALLSLTNLAGLNDKLRVKILKEKALPEIEQYMFEDHDHIRLAATECMCNLVTCKEVQDRYMEDGNDRLKLLVLLCSEEDEKLQRAAAGALAMLTAANKKLCTKMTLVTLQWMEILQRLILHDQPQIQHRGLVIVYNMLNSDDNELAKKLIESEILEILSVIGKGMNNPKRQIVIDVARTCLTKAMDLGLIKPFTTPS